Proteins encoded by one window of Panicum virgatum strain AP13 chromosome 7N, P.virgatum_v5, whole genome shotgun sequence:
- the LOC120684073 gene encoding uncharacterized protein LOC120684073, whose protein sequence is MALDARSSLPAVSFGPVLDASGGAARAWSGNGSGGGAPSATAAASVDVPALWSDEGRMKRELVAWAKAVASMAVRESTMHG, encoded by the coding sequence ATGGCTCTGGACGCGAGGTCGTCCCTGCCAGCGGTGTCCTTCGGCCCCGTCCTggacgccagcggcggcgcagcgagggCGTGGTCCGggaacggcagcggcggcggcgctccgtccgcgacggcggccgcgtccGTGGACGTGCCGGCGCTGTGGAGCGACGAGGGGCGGATGAAGCGGGAGCTGGTGGCGTGGGCCAAGGCCGTGGCGTCCATGGCCGTCAGGGAATCGACGATGCACGGCTAA